Proteins encoded in a region of the Enterococcus gilvus ATCC BAA-350 genome:
- a CDS encoding Lrp/AsnC family transcriptional regulator: MDKHDLEILDILKKDSRMSARQISELAGLTAPAVTERIRKLESNGTIQQYTIKKDRRSCGRSILAFTLVKIDRTGNTSNFKNTLTKYPSVLECHKVTGAYDYLLKIEAADIPGLETFLSTKVKQVRGVGETHTLITLDSLKEEANG, encoded by the coding sequence ATGGATAAGCATGATTTGGAAATACTTGATATTTTAAAAAAAGATAGTCGGATGTCTGCCCGACAGATCAGTGAATTGGCGGGCTTGACCGCACCCGCCGTAACAGAGCGAATACGGAAATTAGAAAGCAACGGGACGATCCAGCAATACACGATCAAAAAGGATCGAAGAAGCTGCGGACGCTCGATCCTTGCTTTTACCTTAGTGAAAATAGACCGTACAGGAAACACCAGTAATTTCAAGAATACCCTCACTAAATATCCTTCTGTTTTGGAATGCCACAAAGTAACAGGTGCCTATGATTATTTACTGAAGATCGAGGCGGCGGATATTCCTGGATTGGAAACTTTTTTATCGACGAAAGTAAAGCAGGTTCGAGGCGTTGGTGAAACACACACCTTAATCACCCTAGATAGCCTGAAGGAAGAAGCCAACGGATAA
- a CDS encoding GNAT family N-acetyltransferase, whose amino-acid sequence MEGFGSIDAGTPEFALSLYPTYRGYGIGTALMRRMLEKLEKAGYEQASLAVQKENAAKNMYLRLGFESCDENEEEFIMVYRFG is encoded by the coding sequence ATTGAGGGCTTTGGTTCGATCGATGCCGGTACGCCTGAATTTGCGCTCTCTCTTTATCCGACATATCGAGGATATGGTATCGGAACAGCATTGATGCGGAGAATGCTGGAAAAATTAGAAAAAGCGGGATACGAACAAGCATCATTGGCTGTTCAAAAAGAGAACGCCGCGAAGAACATGTATCTGCGTCTCGGGTTTGAAAGTTGTGATGAGAATGAAGAAGAATTTATTATGGTCTATAGGTTTGGTTGA
- a CDS encoding NuoF family protein: MRDWNALKELRDTYRHAVMMRLDEDAVSENEYEKEILVCAGTGCISSKSGDFVDALKEELAKNQLTEKVNIVKTGCFGLCAQGPIVIIYPEAVFYHQVQPKHAKKIVSEHLIKGNLVEKLLYHDADTKEIINKLMDTPFYHKQKRVALRNCGRIDPEKIEEYIAFDGYQALAAVVNTYSRDEVLQTLETSGLRGRGGAGFPTFMKWSFAKASQSDQKYVICNADEGDPGAFMDRSVLEGDPHAVIEAMAIAGYTIGANQGYIYVRAEYPIAVNRLRIAIDQARQEGVLGQHIFGSDFSFDLDLRLGAGAFVCGEETALLESIEGHRGEPRPRPPFPAVKGLFGKPTIVNNVETLANIPQIILKGPEWFAGFGTEQSRGTKVFALGGKIQNTGLVEIPMGTTLKEIVEDIGGGIPNGKKFKAAQTGGPSGGCIPQEHYDVPIDYENLKKIGSMMGSGGLIVMDEDNCMVDIAKFFLEFTVEESCGKCVPCRVGTKRLLEILDKITMGKATLDDLDRMEELCHHIQENSLCGLGQTAPNPVLSTFRYFKEEYLAHVEERRCPSGVCKNLIQYRIVPAAVPVPKDAQSVPSAAK, translated from the coding sequence ATGAGAGATTGGAATGCGTTAAAAGAACTTCGAGACACGTATCGTCACGCGGTCATGATGCGGTTAGATGAAGATGCGGTCTCAGAAAATGAGTATGAGAAAGAAATCCTCGTCTGCGCGGGTACCGGCTGTATCTCCTCTAAAAGCGGCGATTTTGTCGATGCACTAAAAGAAGAATTGGCGAAAAACCAATTAACGGAGAAAGTAAATATCGTAAAAACCGGTTGCTTCGGCTTATGCGCCCAAGGACCGATCGTGATCATCTATCCAGAAGCGGTCTTCTACCATCAAGTTCAGCCAAAGCACGCGAAAAAAATCGTTTCGGAACATTTGATCAAAGGCAACTTGGTCGAGAAATTGCTTTATCATGATGCAGATACTAAGGAAATCATCAATAAGCTGATGGATACGCCCTTCTACCACAAGCAAAAGCGTGTTGCTTTGAGAAATTGCGGTCGGATCGATCCAGAGAAAATTGAAGAATACATTGCATTTGACGGGTACCAAGCCTTGGCTGCCGTGGTAAATACGTATTCTCGCGACGAGGTGCTGCAAACATTGGAAACCTCTGGACTGCGGGGACGAGGCGGCGCCGGCTTCCCAACATTCATGAAATGGTCCTTTGCCAAGGCCAGTCAATCAGATCAAAAATATGTGATTTGTAATGCCGATGAAGGCGACCCGGGAGCATTCATGGACCGATCCGTCTTAGAGGGAGATCCTCATGCGGTCATTGAAGCGATGGCGATCGCAGGCTACACGATTGGCGCCAACCAAGGCTATATCTACGTGCGCGCAGAATACCCGATCGCTGTGAATCGTTTACGAATCGCGATCGATCAAGCTCGGCAGGAAGGCGTTCTAGGGCAGCACATCTTCGGCAGTGATTTTTCATTTGATTTGGATCTGCGTTTAGGTGCAGGTGCTTTCGTCTGTGGCGAAGAAACGGCCTTACTAGAAAGTATCGAAGGCCACCGTGGAGAACCGCGTCCACGACCGCCATTTCCAGCAGTCAAAGGCTTATTCGGAAAACCAACGATCGTTAATAATGTGGAGACATTGGCGAACATTCCTCAAATCATCCTTAAAGGACCAGAATGGTTTGCCGGTTTCGGAACAGAACAATCAAGAGGAACCAAGGTCTTTGCCCTTGGCGGCAAAATCCAAAACACCGGTCTTGTTGAGATTCCGATGGGAACTACACTTAAGGAGATCGTAGAAGACATCGGCGGTGGTATTCCTAACGGGAAGAAATTCAAAGCTGCTCAGACAGGCGGCCCTTCTGGCGGCTGTATTCCACAAGAGCATTATGATGTGCCGATCGATTATGAAAATCTGAAAAAGATCGGTTCAATGATGGGTTCTGGCGGTTTGATCGTGATGGACGAAGACAACTGCATGGTGGACATCGCAAAGTTCTTCTTAGAATTTACAGTAGAAGAAAGCTGCGGAAAATGCGTGCCTTGTCGCGTCGGAACAAAACGGCTATTGGAAATCCTTGATAAAATCACGATGGGAAAAGCAACGTTGGATGATTTAGATCGAATGGAAGAACTTTGCCACCATATTCAAGAAAACTCACTCTGCGGGCTTGGGCAAACAGCTCCGAATCCCGTACTCTCCACCTTCCGCTATTTCAAAGAGGAATACTTAGCACATGTCGAAGAACGACGCTGTCCTTCTGGTGTCTGTAAAAACTTGATTCAGTACCGGATCGTACCGGCTGCCGTGCCTGTGCCAAAGGATGCCCAGTCAGTGCCATCAGCGGCGAAGTGA
- a CDS encoding complex I 24 kDa subunit family protein, with the protein MNTEAVFEFIETESQHQEFQSSIENLKGQRGAQMPALQEVQRIYGYLPIEIMKRLSTELAIPMEELYSTATFYAQFTFVPKGDYTISVCMGTACYVKGAGDILDSYATDLAIDPGETTADRKFTLESCRCIGACGLAPVLTVNEEVYGRLTKKKADKVLVTYQKKE; encoded by the coding sequence ATGAATACTGAAGCAGTGTTTGAATTTATTGAAACAGAAAGTCAACACCAAGAATTTCAATCCAGCATCGAGAACTTAAAAGGACAACGCGGTGCCCAGATGCCCGCCCTGCAAGAGGTACAACGAATTTATGGGTACTTGCCTATCGAAATAATGAAAAGGCTTTCTACAGAATTAGCTATTCCTATGGAAGAACTTTATAGCACAGCGACCTTCTACGCACAGTTTACCTTTGTGCCTAAAGGCGACTATACCATCAGTGTCTGTATGGGAACCGCCTGCTACGTTAAAGGTGCCGGCGACATTTTAGATTCTTATGCGACGGATCTGGCTATTGATCCCGGGGAAACAACTGCCGATCGCAAGTTTACTTTAGAATCTTGCCGGTGTATCGGCGCCTGCGGACTCGCACCTGTATTGACGGTGAATGAAGAAGTCTATGGTCGTTTGACAAAGAAAAAAGCCGATAAAGTCTTGGTTACGTATCAAAAGAAAGAATGA
- a CDS encoding VOC family protein, with protein sequence MHIEHVAIWTKDLEKMKTFYETYFQVSSTERYHNKKTGFMSYFLSFDSGSRLELTSKQHLSNRVADSLGYTHLAISVGGKEDVDRFVEQFLADGFPLLNGPRTTGDGYYEAVIQDPEGNLIELTTD encoded by the coding sequence ATGCATATTGAACATGTAGCAATTTGGACCAAGGATTTAGAAAAAATGAAAACATTTTACGAAACATATTTTCAAGTCAGCAGTACAGAACGTTATCATAATAAGAAGACCGGGTTTATGTCGTATTTTCTCAGCTTCGATTCTGGCAGCCGGTTGGAATTAACCTCCAAGCAGCATCTATCGAATCGTGTGGCTGATAGCTTGGGCTATACTCATTTGGCGATCTCTGTTGGAGGAAAAGAAGATGTCGATCGGTTTGTTGAACAATTTCTTGCCGACGGCTTTCCATTATTGAACGGCCCAAGAACTACAGGCGACGGGTATTATGAAGCGGTCATTCAAGATCCAGAAGGAAATTTGATTGAATTAACAACGGATTAA
- a CDS encoding helix-turn-helix domain-containing protein yields MRHALSSTKNRQIELIELLRIANNYVSVKKLAARVDAVPKTIINDCQEIEDQWSDIVQIEKNSSGEFHLTEKDNHTVHEIFSDILKESPSFQLLEVLFFQPGKLRTDLEKELFLSSSSLYRRIVKLNEGLQMRGLEIDRNHLELVGEDEGQVRFFMAGYFMEVYDCYEWPFEMDQQRILKAVDQLDDQFGLSLNFYQKTECAFLLAVSLIRQEQGFFNHLRQNELSIAHFEAFEQPLNELVAQFREPLTEKERDDLCQTIFWYDFAWDNAEETLRIERLCNHILDLIIDALNVGISDTSRENCLQLLKSVYASYKAYSYEKYIAYNRDLYNSLNVQRDFSVFSRVLEKTLRDQEAKTQFPWYSMFYHLILFRLFIYWEDLPEQLDAIRKPVTTEICSDLGAKHAQLLAYYLKKHYQEKVALDIRPEKIYSNESPESLRSDLYVTNFSTPAIPKERLFVVEDVPSVKNLTALGKKIEEYRMNTLIKQLAYLNE; encoded by the coding sequence ATGAGACATGCATTATCTTCTACTAAAAATCGTCAAATTGAATTAATTGAACTGCTGCGAATTGCAAATAATTATGTATCCGTGAAAAAATTAGCTGCACGAGTAGACGCCGTTCCTAAAACGATCATCAACGATTGTCAAGAAATCGAGGACCAATGGAGCGACATTGTTCAAATCGAAAAAAATAGTTCTGGTGAGTTCCATCTCACCGAAAAAGACAACCACACCGTACACGAGATTTTTTCAGATATTCTAAAGGAATCCCCCTCCTTTCAACTCTTAGAAGTGCTTTTTTTTCAACCGGGGAAATTGCGTACCGATCTTGAAAAAGAATTATTTCTTAGTTCTTCAAGTTTATACAGACGGATCGTGAAATTAAATGAAGGGCTGCAAATGCGCGGATTGGAGATCGATCGAAATCATCTGGAGCTTGTTGGAGAGGATGAGGGACAAGTTCGCTTTTTCATGGCGGGCTATTTTATGGAGGTCTATGATTGCTATGAATGGCCGTTTGAAATGGATCAGCAGAGGATTCTTAAAGCCGTTGATCAACTGGACGACCAATTTGGTTTAAGCTTGAATTTTTATCAAAAGACTGAATGTGCCTTTTTATTGGCAGTTTCACTGATTCGGCAAGAACAAGGATTTTTCAATCATCTTAGACAAAACGAACTGTCGATCGCCCACTTCGAAGCGTTTGAACAGCCGCTCAATGAATTAGTCGCTCAATTTCGAGAACCGTTGACAGAAAAGGAACGGGATGATCTGTGCCAAACCATTTTTTGGTATGATTTCGCTTGGGACAATGCTGAGGAGACGCTGCGCATCGAACGGCTGTGCAATCATATTCTCGATCTTATTATCGACGCGTTAAACGTAGGCATATCTGACACGAGTCGAGAGAACTGCCTGCAATTGCTAAAATCTGTCTACGCGTCTTACAAAGCTTATTCTTATGAGAAATACATTGCCTACAACCGAGACCTTTACAATAGTTTGAATGTTCAAAGAGATTTCTCTGTTTTTAGCAGAGTCCTCGAAAAAACACTGCGTGACCAAGAAGCAAAGACTCAGTTTCCTTGGTACTCTATGTTTTATCATCTGATCTTATTCAGGTTATTCATCTACTGGGAAGATTTGCCCGAACAATTAGACGCCATTAGAAAACCCGTCACGACAGAGATCTGCAGCGATTTGGGCGCAAAGCATGCCCAGCTCTTGGCCTACTATTTAAAGAAGCATTACCAAGAGAAAGTCGCTCTGGATATACGTCCTGAAAAAATTTATTCCAATGAGTCACCGGAATCGTTACGCTCCGATCTTTACGTCACGAATTTTTCAACCCCAGCGATACCCAAGGAACGGCTATTTGTTGTGGAGGATGTTCCCTCTGTTAAAAATTTAACTGCGTTAGGCAAGAAGATCGAAGAATACAGGATGAATACCTTGATCAAGCAATTGGCTTACTTAAATGAATAA
- a CDS encoding LacI family DNA-binding transcriptional regulator, with amino-acid sequence MVTIRDIAKMADVSKTTVSRVINNHQYVSEEIREKVQRVIEETGYVVNGNAIKLSNGKNYTLGVTLPYNSSCYDRLVNSLLFHAREKGYQVLLLPTYYDEQTENDYYALLEKRMIDGLILVSRAKDLGNWKKIKSRGRIISTEKVAEPKIPMIYPNRKSAYEQVFKELSQEGVSKVSFTNKRPLSQSTSARDKAECYERYFGEVSEGTNFFTGIEGYEEGYHWAKETYKKLPLPEVIYANADDTAAGIIHGLQELGFTHKKEFRLIGEGNLPYSQLLEFTTIDFLPDEIGPKVIDYLLSDQETIDLALEPRIIRR; translated from the coding sequence TTGGTAACTATCCGAGATATCGCTAAGATGGCAGACGTTTCGAAGACCACCGTCTCACGAGTGATCAATAACCATCAATATGTTTCAGAAGAGATTCGGGAAAAGGTCCAACGTGTGATTGAAGAGACAGGGTATGTGGTCAACGGCAACGCGATCAAGCTAAGCAATGGCAAAAATTATACCTTGGGTGTGACGCTGCCTTATAATAGCTCCTGTTATGATCGTCTCGTGAACAGCTTGTTGTTTCATGCTAGAGAAAAGGGCTACCAGGTGCTTCTATTGCCCACCTACTATGATGAGCAAACAGAGAATGATTACTATGCTTTACTGGAAAAGCGGATGATCGACGGCTTGATTTTGGTTTCGCGGGCGAAAGATCTAGGAAACTGGAAAAAGATCAAGTCAAGAGGCAGGATCATTTCTACAGAAAAAGTAGCTGAACCAAAAATACCGATGATCTATCCCAATCGAAAAAGTGCCTATGAACAGGTGTTTAAGGAACTTTCGCAAGAAGGCGTCTCTAAAGTCAGCTTTACGAATAAGCGGCCTTTATCGCAAAGTACCAGTGCTCGCGACAAGGCGGAATGTTATGAACGCTACTTTGGCGAGGTCAGTGAAGGAACCAATTTTTTTACTGGTATAGAGGGCTATGAGGAAGGGTATCATTGGGCAAAAGAAACGTATAAAAAGTTGCCGCTTCCTGAAGTGATCTATGCGAACGCCGATGATACCGCGGCTGGGATCATTCATGGGCTGCAAGAGCTAGGCTTCACTCACAAAAAGGAGTTCCGGCTTATTGGGGAAGGAAATTTACCCTATAGTCAGCTTCTGGAATTCACAACGATTGATTTTTTACCTGATGAGATTGGACCGAAAGTCATTGATTACCTCTTATCGGATCAAGAAACAATAGATCTAGCGCTGGAACCGCGGATCATAAGAAGATAG
- a CDS encoding ABC transporter permease, whose protein sequence is MFGKIIKNDVRESKLITAVLTIFITAAALFVALASILSVNLAGSIDTLMEKSQSPHYMQMHTGEIDSERLASFVKTQGNVENYEVTEFLNLNGSDIELGGHSFADSVEDNGLAVQSTKLDYLLDMNNQPIQPKPGELYVPVAFKKQGIVKLGDSATIAGKAFTVSGFLRDGIMNSQMAGSKRLLVHQKEYDALFSKGKLEYILQFRLKDPSKLNQFEADYKKAGLEVNGPSGSHRLFKLGNAMSDGVMIGILLVISLLIVLMTFMCMRFTLLAKIEEDYREIGVMKAIGLTVTDIKRIYLAKYAAISVIGSVFGYLLSIPASYLLLKNIKLFMGESSNEGLSWIMAVVGAGVVMASMILYVSVLLNRFKKVSAVEALRFSGGNEKIHTKTRGSLQKFLFLSPNVRIGLIDSLNRKALYGTMLLVFILATFIMIVPALVYHTTASEAFVESIGFGRGIDISTSLYQSTNTDENQKKIETYLAQDTDVAGFSKLVTKNIQVKEKNKADSVLAVELGEHQKFPVDYLKGRAPRTKKEIALSTINADEYNKKTGDSMVLVVDGKEETVTVCGIYANLFNGGKTAKATFDDTTAPTIWTDISIKLKHPETVPKKLEQYKRDLPFAKMNNAEKFRDQTFGATIQSLFFVSIGALAVALLVTSLITALFIKLLLAKDKREIAILKATGFTNQAIGKQYLSRSLITLFCGVGLGTLFAMTAGTAMSGFVSALLGGVTIQLTGSGLIYLGCPLLMLMVTTVTTKIVTAHAGKISLAENLKN, encoded by the coding sequence ATGTTTGGAAAAATCATAAAAAATGATGTACGGGAAAGTAAGCTGATCACGGCTGTGCTGACGATTTTCATTACGGCAGCCGCACTGTTTGTTGCGTTGGCGTCGATATTAAGTGTGAATTTGGCCGGGTCGATTGATACATTGATGGAAAAATCGCAATCTCCTCATTATATGCAGATGCATACAGGAGAGATAGATAGCGAGCGCTTGGCAAGCTTTGTAAAAACACAGGGGAATGTAGAAAACTATGAGGTCACTGAATTTCTAAATCTCAACGGTTCGGACATTGAACTGGGCGGGCACAGTTTCGCGGACAGTGTGGAAGACAATGGACTCGCTGTCCAAAGTACAAAGCTCGATTATTTATTGGATATGAACAATCAGCCAATTCAGCCAAAGCCCGGAGAATTGTATGTTCCGGTAGCCTTCAAAAAGCAAGGAATCGTCAAACTTGGAGATTCTGCGACGATTGCCGGAAAAGCCTTTACCGTCAGTGGTTTTCTTCGGGATGGGATCATGAATTCTCAAATGGCTGGGTCGAAGCGTCTGCTGGTTCATCAAAAGGAATACGACGCGCTGTTTTCTAAAGGAAAGCTAGAGTACATCCTCCAATTCCGTTTAAAGGACCCTAGTAAGCTGAATCAGTTTGAGGCGGATTATAAAAAAGCGGGACTAGAGGTCAATGGGCCAAGCGGCAGCCATCGCTTATTTAAATTAGGTAACGCGATGTCTGATGGCGTGATGATCGGCATCCTTTTAGTGATCAGCTTATTGATCGTTTTGATGACGTTTATGTGTATGCGATTCACACTATTAGCAAAGATCGAAGAGGATTACAGGGAAATTGGTGTAATGAAAGCCATCGGATTGACCGTCACAGATATCAAGAGAATCTATTTAGCGAAATATGCAGCAATCTCAGTGATCGGCAGCGTATTTGGTTACCTGCTTTCCATTCCGGCCAGCTATCTTCTATTGAAAAATATCAAACTTTTTATGGGAGAGAGCAGCAACGAAGGGTTGAGTTGGATAATGGCGGTCGTTGGAGCAGGTGTGGTGATGGCATCAATGATTCTTTATGTATCTGTTCTCTTGAATCGCTTTAAAAAAGTGTCCGCAGTAGAGGCACTGCGCTTCAGCGGGGGAAATGAGAAGATCCATACCAAAACACGGGGAAGCCTGCAAAAATTTTTATTTTTATCTCCCAATGTTCGAATCGGACTTATTGACAGTTTGAATCGAAAAGCGCTCTATGGGACGATGCTGCTGGTTTTTATCCTAGCGACCTTCATAATGATCGTTCCGGCGTTGGTGTATCATACGACGGCCTCTGAAGCATTCGTTGAAAGTATCGGTTTTGGGCGAGGCATTGATATCAGTACCAGCTTGTATCAATCAACGAATACAGACGAAAATCAGAAAAAAATCGAGACCTATCTGGCGCAGGATACCGATGTAGCAGGCTTCAGTAAACTTGTTACGAAAAACATTCAGGTCAAAGAAAAAAATAAAGCAGACAGTGTTCTCGCTGTTGAGTTAGGCGAACATCAAAAATTTCCAGTGGACTATCTGAAGGGAAGAGCACCTAGAACGAAAAAGGAGATTGCCTTATCGACCATCAATGCCGACGAGTACAACAAGAAAACAGGAGATTCGATGGTTTTGGTGGTCGATGGGAAAGAAGAGACGGTCACCGTGTGCGGCATCTACGCCAATCTTTTCAATGGAGGAAAGACGGCGAAGGCTACGTTTGACGATACGACAGCACCTACTATTTGGACGGACATCTCCATCAAATTGAAACACCCAGAAACAGTCCCCAAAAAGCTGGAGCAATACAAACGAGATCTGCCTTTCGCTAAAATGAACAATGCAGAAAAATTTCGTGACCAAACCTTCGGCGCGACGATCCAATCGCTGTTTTTCGTTTCGATCGGGGCCTTGGCTGTCGCACTACTCGTCACCTCATTGATTACAGCGCTATTCATAAAGCTTTTGTTAGCGAAAGATAAAAGGGAGATCGCGATTTTGAAGGCCACGGGTTTCACCAACCAAGCGATCGGAAAACAATACCTTTCCCGCAGTCTGATCACACTTTTTTGCGGAGTAGGACTTGGCACGCTCTTCGCGATGACGGCAGGCACGGCGATGTCCGGTTTTGTTTCCGCCTTGCTGGGAGGTGTCACTATCCAACTTACGGGGAGCGGATTGATCTACCTAGGTTGTCCGTTACTGATGCTGATGGTCACAACGGTCACAACAAAAATAGTCACGGCACACGCAGGAAAAATCAGCCTTGCTGAGAATCTTAAAAACTAA
- a CDS encoding MerR family transcriptional regulator yields the protein MFKIGEFSKLSNTTVRTLDHYAALGLLTPEKIDEQTNYRYYSAGQLSRLNQIKLLQQTGLPLKTIKEIIEMNDLEFLEQHYKLQEVRVQEELSELVKKQRMIALLQQQMKEGKKMLNYPVVVKEIPERTILSVREVIADYSLEGDLWQKLQHKMEAAKAKMTQPPMNLTVFHDVEYVEKNADVEVQTTIVDEAGNVGRVDYKKEPAFTLASVTFSGSFDQMPKVTQTIGEWLEANGYSIVGPMINISHVSPAEDPNPDNWVTESGFVVAKD from the coding sequence ATGTTTAAAATTGGAGAATTCTCAAAACTATCAAATACGACCGTCCGGACACTGGATCATTATGCCGCATTGGGCTTACTGACACCGGAAAAAATTGATGAGCAAACCAACTATCGCTATTATTCCGCAGGTCAGTTGTCCCGCTTGAATCAAATCAAACTGCTGCAGCAAACCGGATTGCCTTTAAAAACGATCAAAGAGATTATTGAAATGAATGATTTAGAGTTTTTAGAACAACATTACAAGCTGCAGGAAGTGCGGGTGCAGGAAGAGTTATCAGAGCTTGTGAAGAAACAGCGCATGATCGCACTTCTCCAGCAGCAAATGAAAGAAGGAAAGAAAATGTTAAACTACCCTGTCGTAGTAAAAGAAATCCCAGAACGAACGATCTTAAGTGTGCGGGAAGTCATTGCTGATTATTCGCTGGAGGGTGACCTGTGGCAAAAGCTGCAGCACAAGATGGAAGCCGCCAAGGCAAAAATGACACAGCCGCCAATGAATCTGACTGTCTTTCATGATGTGGAATACGTTGAGAAAAATGCGGATGTGGAGGTTCAAACAACGATCGTGGATGAAGCTGGAAACGTTGGGCGTGTTGACTATAAGAAGGAGCCAGCTTTTACGCTAGCATCGGTCACCTTCAGCGGCAGCTTTGATCAAATGCCAAAGGTCACACAAACCATTGGGGAATGGCTGGAGGCGAATGGGTATTCGATCGTCGGACCAATGATCAATATCAGCCATGTCTCTCCGGCAGAAGATCCAAATCCAGACAATTGGGTCACCGAATCTGGCTTTGTCGTAGCTAAGGATTAA
- a CDS encoding PepSY domain-containing protein: MTKKLMLSVFLTMVVGLAGCSAQPNETSESTTASQETKQTKDHQSNSEGSGDPNVKVSVEEAIGAYQEAYPDSDITSIELDTSFGKYLYKIEGVGDKKEYELHVDAETKKVSKEHEETLDRDEQEGVKRNEDKIDATNLLSIKKVSEIAADHVGKGKASEWTLEQELGTTYWEVKVVDGQTETEVKVDAHSGKILETESGD; this comes from the coding sequence ATGACAAAAAAGCTTATGTTAAGTGTGTTTTTAACGATGGTCGTCGGGTTAGCAGGGTGTTCTGCCCAGCCAAATGAGACTAGTGAGTCGACCACAGCCTCACAGGAAACGAAGCAAACGAAAGATCACCAATCAAACAGTGAAGGGAGTGGCGATCCTAATGTAAAGGTGAGCGTCGAGGAGGCGATCGGTGCTTATCAGGAGGCGTATCCAGACAGTGACATCACATCGATCGAATTGGACACGTCTTTTGGAAAGTATCTTTATAAGATCGAAGGCGTCGGCGACAAAAAAGAGTATGAGCTCCACGTGGACGCGGAGACTAAAAAAGTTTCCAAGGAACACGAAGAAACGCTGGATAGAGACGAGCAAGAGGGCGTAAAAAGAAACGAAGACAAAATAGATGCAACGAATCTCTTGAGCATTAAAAAAGTTTCTGAGATTGCCGCTGATCATGTGGGGAAAGGAAAGGCTTCTGAGTGGACGTTAGAGCAGGAACTTGGCACGACGTATTGGGAAGTCAAGGTAGTGGATGGACAGACTGAGACAGAGGTCAAGGTAGATGCGCACTCTGGCAAAATTTTAGAGACAGAATCAGGCGATTAA
- a CDS encoding 4Fe-4S binding protein, whose protein sequence is MKQVHEIDQSICTKCGLCIDTCRYDAITVI, encoded by the coding sequence GTGAAACAAGTGCATGAAATTGATCAGTCGATCTGTACGAAATGCGGCTTGTGTATTGATACTTGTCGCTATGATGCAATCACAGTCATATAG